A window of Diabrotica virgifera virgifera chromosome 9, PGI_DIABVI_V3a contains these coding sequences:
- the LOC126892453 gene encoding uncharacterized protein LOC126892453, producing the protein MDTQRGKKRPFFKWTEDKMSLAIEAVKNEGMSKKCAAKEFCVPRTTLKRRLENNCLKRKMGPKTILSEGEEKLLANWILSMGRKGFPVNATNLLSTVHKIMKETGRSTVFKDGMPGKTWFAAFLRRHPEIKKRRAESITKSRAAVSKADIEKWFNEIENYLKEEGMIDILKYPNRIYNADETGFSLDPKSGIVLGPAKLEEDFYERKSNAEKEQITVMACFSADGITVPPMVIYPYKKIPKDIVNSAPPEWAVGRSDSGWMNSEVFYEYIGHHLLPYLKEKNIPQPVLFFVDGHRSHLTKQVSELCEASGIILVALFPNATHILQPADVSIFKPLKTGWQTIVRTWKFGNFPKDVTKYKFATILSTVFKKYATESTIRNSFRKCGLFPFEKSNVDYTKCVSTRQVVDPTNQILKTQLLQKGIYYPNLRKKYHHLN; encoded by the coding sequence ATGGATACTCAGAGAGGAAAGAAAAGGCCTTTTTTTAAATGGACGGAAGATAAAATGAGCCTTGCTATAGAGGCAGTAAAAAATGAAGGCATGTCCAAAAAATGTGCAGCTAAAGAATTTTGTGTTCCTAGAACAACCTTAAAGCGTAGACTTGAAAACAATTGTCTTAAACGAAAAATGGGTCCTAAAACTATTCTTTCAGAAGGCGAAGAGAAATTATTAGCTAATTGGATCTTGTCTATGGGCAGAAAGGGCTTTCCTGTTAATGCAACAAATCTACTCTCCACGGTGCATAAAATTATGAAAGAAACTGGGAGGTCGACTGTTTTTAAAGATGGGATGCCCGGGAAAACTTGGTTCGCTGCTTTTCTTCGAAGACATCCTGAGATAAAAAAACGAAGAGCAGAGTCTATTACAAAATCAAGAGCTGCCGTCTCTAAAGCTGatatagaaaaatggtttaatgaaattgaaaactatttaaaagaaGAAGGTATGATTGACATACTAAAATACCCAAATAGGATATACAATGCAGACGAAACCGGGTTTAGCCTTGATCCTAAATCTGGTATTGTCCTTGGGCCGGCGAAATTGGAAGAAGACTTTTATGAGAGAAAATCTAATGCAGAAAAAGAGCAAATAACTGTTATGGCCTGTTTTTCAGCCGATGGTATCACAGTTCCACCAATGGTCATATATCCGTACAAAAAAATACCAAAGGATATAGTTAATTCTGCACCACCAGAATGGGCAGTGGGACGATCAGACTCCGGATGGATGAACTCGGAAGTATTTTATGAGTATATCGGACACCATCTTTTGCCCTAtctcaaagaaaaaaatataccACAACCTGTTTTGTTTTTCGTGGATGGACATAGGTCCCATCTAACTAAACAAGTCAGCGAATTATGTGAAGCAAGTGGTATCATCCTGGTTGCTCTTTTCCCCAACGCCACTCATATTCTCCAACCAGCCGATGTTTCAATTTTTAAACCTTTAAAAACTGGTTGGCAGACAATAGTAAGAACATGGAAATTTGGAAACTTTCCGAAGGATGTAACAAAGTATAAATTTGCAACCATTCTAAGtacggtttttaaaaaatatgcaacGGAAAGTACAATACGCAACAGTTTTAGAAAATGTGGACTGTTTCCTTTTGAAAAAAGCAATGTTGATTACACCAAATGTGTTTCCACTCGGCAAGTTGTAGATCCTACAAATCAGATATTAAAAACACAATTATTACAAAAGGGAATATATTATCCGAACTTGAGAAAAAAATACCACCACTTGAATTGA